The genomic region GAGGTGGCCGCACTTCTTCTCCGAAGCGAGCTGGTCCTCCCAGTGAACGCCCGACGCGCCGGCCTGGATCATGGACTTCATCAGCTCATAGGCGTTCAGCGGTCCGCCGAAGCCGGCCTCGGCATCGGCGACAATCGGTACCAGCCAGTCCTCAACGGTCTGGATCCCCTCGGAGAACTCGATCTGGTCGGCGCGGAGCAGGGCGTTGTTAATGCGGCGGACCACCGTGGGGACCGAGTTCGCCGGGTACAGCGACTGGTCAGGGTAGGTGTGGCCGGAGTTGTTGGCATCGGCGGCAACCTGCCAGCCGGAAAGGTAGATGGCGCGCAGGCCCGCCTTGACCTGCTGGACGGCCTGGTTGCCGGTCAGGGCACCAAGGGCGTTGGTGTACTTGCCTTCCTTGTGCTCCTCGGTGAGCTGCTTCCACAGCTTCTCGGACCCGCGGCGGGCCAGGGTGTGCTCTTCGGAGACCCGGCCCCGGAGACGGACGACGTCGGAAGCCGAGTAGTCCCGAGTGACGCCTTCCCAGCGCGGGTTGGCAGCCCACTCGAGCTCCAGTGCGGCGGCCTGCTGTTCGGGCGTCTGCTGGGTGGGCTCAAATGCTGCAGTCATCTTTGTCTCCTTGTTAGCTCCCGGGCCATTCCGGGAAGTTTTTCCGGGCTGACCGTCCCTGCGCCTTTGCAGGTCCGGCCAGTTTCCGGAGGGTTTTCCTTCGTGACACCTACTTTTCTGCACTTCCGAAGCGCTTTCTAGAGGAGAAAGCTGGAAAGAAATGCACTTCTTCACGTATTCTTCAGAAATGTCGCCTTCAAGCTGGAACAGGGAAGTTTCGCAGCCGCCGTCGTCACCGCCGACGGCCGAACTGGACGTAATTGCGCTGGGCCGCCGGGTGCGCCACCTGCGCAAGCAGGCCGGCCTGACGCTCGACGACCTGAGTGCCGCCGTCGGGACCGCGCCGAGCCAGCTGAGCCTCATTGAGAACGGCAAGCGGGAACCAAAACTCGGGCTGCTGCAGCACCTGGCCGGGGCGCTCGGCGTCGGCATCGACCAGCTGCTGGGAGCCGAGCCGCCCAGCCGCCGGGCAGGCCTGGAAATCGAGCTCGAACGCTACCAGCGCGGACCTCTGTACGAGTCCCTGAACCTGCCCAAAATCCGCATCAGCTCGCGGTTGCCGATGGATGTCCTGGAGGCCCAGGTGGGGCTGCTTCAGGAGCTCGAACGCAAGATGAATGAGCAGGTGGCCACGCCGGAAGAAGCCCGCCGCGCGAACGGTGAACTGCGGGCCATGATGCGTGAACGCGGCAACTACTTCCCGGAGTACGAGGCCGAGGCGCAGAAGGTGCTCAAGGAGGTCGGTTACACAACCGGGCCGTTGAGCCAGCACGTCATCGCAGACATCGCGGAGCACCTCGGATTCACCCTCCACCACGTGGGCGACCTGCCGCATTCCACCCGTTCGGTGACCGACTTGAAGAACCGCAAAATTTATCTGACGCAGAGTGAGCGGCAGGACCACGACCCCCGCTCCGTGCTGCTGCAGGCCTTGGGCCACTACGTCCTGGGACATGAGACGCCCCGAAACTACGGTGATTTCCTGGCCCAGCGGGTGGCCACGAACTATTTCGCGGCGGCGCTCCTGCTGCCGGAGCAGGCCACCGTGGAATTTTTGCAAAAAGCCAAGGCGGCGAAAGAGATCGCGGTGGAGGACATCCGCGACGCCTTCGCCGTGTCGTACGAGACCGCCGCCCACCGTTTCACCAACCTGGCCACCAAGCACCTGGGCATCACCACGCACTTCCAGAAGACCCACCAGAGCGGGATCATTTACAAGGCCTACGAAAACGACGGCGTGAACTTCCCGCAGGACCACACAGGGGCTATCGAGGGGCAGCCGTCCTGCAAGGCCTGGACCTCCCGCGCCGTGTTCGATGTGCCGGACAAGTTCAGCGCGTACAGCCAGTACACGGACACGCCGTCGGGCACGTATTGGTGCACCGCACGCACGGACCGGTCGGCCAGCGGGCAGTTCTCGCTGAGCATCGGGGTCCCGTACCAGCACGTGAAGTGGTTCCGCGGACGGGAAACGACGGCCCGGGCAACGTCCAACTGCCCCGACCCCAACTGCTGCAAACGGCCGCCCGCGGCGCTGACATCCGAGTGGGCGGGCAACGCCTGGCCGTCCGCCCGGGCCCACTCCCACCTGCTGGCTGCCATGCCCCCGGGTGCCTTCCCCGGCGTGGACGAGACCGAGGTGTACACGTTCCTGCAGGCCCACTCGGGGAGCTGACCAACGCTCCCGCAGATCCCGCAGGCTTTCCCGCGACGCCTATCACGCGTGGTCGGCTGGGGCAGGACGCTCCCTTACCCGTGCAGTTCCCGGTATGCCGCGGCCGCTGCGGGATGCAGCGGTATGCCGGCAGTGTTGATGAGGGTCTCGGGGCTGAGGAACTGCACGCCAAGGCTGGATTCCGGTATCAGTTCTCCGGCATAGTGCACCAGCAGGTCCACGGTCCGCTTCACCGTGTCGTGGTCCAGGTCCTCGCGGCAGAGGAGGAGGTTGGCTGCACCCACCGTCCACACCGCGGGAACTCCGGAGTAGCTGCCCGCGGGAATGAGTACCCGGTCATAGTAGGCGCCATAGCGCTGCCGCAGCCTTGGCAGCAGGGCTGACAGGTCCAGCAGCGCCAGCGGCACGTCCTGCTGAGCGGCGGCAATGGCGGCCGTGGGCACGCCGCCCGACCAGAACAGTGCATCCACCGACCCCGCCTTCAGCGCGGCAAGGCCATCATTCAGCCCCAGGCTCACGACGACGACGGCGCCTGCCGTGGGTGCCGCACCCTCCGGAGATGTGTTCAGGCCGGCCGCTTCGATGAGCCGGGGAGTCGTCAGCGACGTTCCGGATCCGGGCTGCCCTACGGCGACCCGGCGGCCGGCGAGCTGCGAAAAGTTGCGGATCCCGCTGTCTTTCCGCACCACGCAGTGCACGTAGTTTTCGTAGACCTTCCCGAGCGCCGCCACCTTTGCAGGGCGATCCGGCAGGCTGTTCTGCTGGGCGGCGGAATCGGCAAGAGCCACCGCAAAGGTGGCTCTGCCAGCCAGCACCTCAGCCAGGTTATCCAGGCTGCCGCCGGTGGTGAGCGCCTTGGCGTGGTCGGCCACGCCGTGCCGTTCCAGCGACGCTGCGAGGAGGGTGGAAAACTCCAGATAGAACCCGCCCGACTCGCCGCCCGCGACGGTCAGCAGGCCGGGACGGTTCTTGCCCGTGCATGAATTCAGGGCAGGCGGCAGGAGCGCCAGAAATCCACTTGTCAGGCCGGCCTTAAGGACAGCCCGCCGCGGCAGGGCAGCCGGCAGCCCAACAGCCTCAGGCATCGGGACGGTCCTTCCAGGGCTCGGCCGCGTGAGCGGGGGCAGGGAATTCGATCCGGGCCGCCAAGCCCCGCGGTTCGGCTTCGGCCAACACGAGCCGTCCGCCGTTGGCAGCGGCGAGCTTGCCCACAATCGTCATTCCCAGGCCGGTGCCGCGGACGGTGGAATGCCGCTGTGCCCGCCAGAACCTGGTGGTTGCGGCGGTGCGTTCTTCGGCGGAAAGTCCTGGCCCGTCGTCGGAAATCTCCACTGTTACGGTGTCCGGGTGTACTCGGACCGCTGCCGTCACTGTGGCCGCGGGGGCGTACTTAATCGCGTTGTTGAGGAGTTCCGCAACCATTTGCGCCAGCTCCGCGGGGTGGCAGGCCACCAACACAGGCGGCTGGGGCGGTTCTGCCAGGACGAGCCGTGAACCGGCTCGCTGTGCGGCGGCCCCTGCCCGCTCCGCTTCCCCCTGCAGGACGGGATAGGGGTCCACCGGCTCGGGAGCTTTTCCGGAGGGTGAACTGCTGAACGGCCGGGCCGAGTCTTCAGATACCCGGTGTTCGGCTGCGGCCAGTTTCAGCACTCCGTCCAGGATCTCCTCCACGCGTTCCAGCTCTGCGAGGGCGCTGGCCGCGGCGTCATGCTCCCGGGCCGTCTTCAGCTCAAGCTGAAGAACGTCCAGGCGCAGCCGCAGGGCCGCTATCGGGTTGCGCAGCTGGTGGGACGTGTCGGCTATCAGCTGGCGCTGCGATTCGATGCTGGCACTCATGGTCTGCGCCATTGCAGTGAACGACCTGCTCAGTTCCCGCAGCTCGGGCGGCCCCTCCTCCGGCAGCCGCCCGGCCCGTCCGGTTTCCTCAAGTTCTGTGACGGCCGCGTTCAGCCGGTGCACAGGGCGCAGCACCCAGCCCGTTACGCGGGCGGCACCAAGCAGCAGGACGGCCGCGAGGACAGCAGCGGCAGCAGCCACCACCACCCACCGTTCCAGCAGCTTCTGCCGGGCCGTATGGAGGTCCACGTCCATGACCACGGCGCCCAGAACCTGGCTGGCACTGCCGAAGGAGCGGGAAATGACTTCTGAGCCGGCGCTGAAGGGCTGCAGCGTGGCCAAGGACGTGTCATTGAGGTTGAGCTGCGCCCGGGTCAGCGCCTCCTGTACATCAGCCCGGTCTTCCCTGAGTCCGCCCGAACGCACGGTGCCCTGCTGGAGCCGGACCACAATGCCTTCTCCGTACAGTCCGGAGTAGGTGTCCATCTCTCGTTGCAGCCGCGATGTGTCACCGTCGCCGGCGGCGTCATAGGCCACCTGCGCCAGCCGGTTCAGCGAGGCCACCCGGTTGATCTGGAGTTCCTGGGTGAGTTCCCTGGCAGCGGAGGTCAGTATGGTGCCGGACACCAGGAAGACCAGCAGCAGGCAGAGCACGCTGAGGATGCCGAGAACACGAAGCCTCACACCGGATCCGCTTCGATCCGGTAGCCCACGCCGCGGACATTGATGATTAAGCCGGGTTTTTGCAGTTTCGCCCGCAGCCCCGTCAGGTGCACGTCAAGTGACCGTGAGGAAGCCAGGAAAGCATCGCCCCACAGAGCGTCAAGGATCTGCTCCCGGGTGACCACGGAGCCTGCATGGCGGGCCAGAAGGGCCAGGAGCTCGAATTCGGTGGCGGTCAGCGGCACCATTTCCCCTGCCTTGGTGGCTGTCCGCCGGTCCAGGTCGATTTCCAGGTCGTCCACGACGACGGTGTGCGGCGTGTTCCCGCTGCTGCGCCCGGCACGCCGGGTGACAGCTTCGATCCGCGCCAGCAGTTCCACGAGCTTGACCGGCTTGACCAGATAGTCATCAGCACCGGAGCGCAGCCCGAGCACCACGCTGCGCTCGTCGTCGCGCGCAGTGAGGATCAGGATGGGGCAGTCGGTGACCTGACGAAGCTTCCGCAGCACCTCCAGCCCGTCCATGTCGGGCAGCCCCAGGTCCAGGAGGATCACCTCGAATCTGCGGTGTGTCAGGAGCGCATCAGCTCCGCGGGACACCCGCGTGGTCTTATGGCCGGCGGTGGCGACGGCAGCGGTCAGGGCGCCGGCCATGGCGTCGTCGTCCTCGACGATGAGCACTTCCATGGCCATGTCCCTTGTCCGTTGATGCAAAACCCGGCTGCTGAACCCGACCGGTGCAGTCCCGCTGCAAGATCCGGCCACTGAGCCCGGCTGCGCAGTCCCGCTTCTGGAGATTACCGCTTTGCCGGCTTTTTCGCCCGCCGCAGGAGCAGAGCCGCCCGCCACAACAACAGACCCTTCCCGAAACCTAAGGAAGTGTTAGGAAATCCCGTTTGCGTTGGTTGTGCGCTGGATCACCCCTACTTTGGATAGGGTCCTCCGCGCTTCCGGGAGGCCGTTCATGCTAAGGAAGGTTCATCGATGAGCACCCAGCACGCCGCGCCGCTCAATGAGGCAGCACAAACCCGACGAGCCGTCGGCAACGTCCTCAAAGGCTCCGCCGGAAACCTCGTGGAGTGGTACGACCTCTACGTTTACACCGTCTTCGCCGCCTACTTCCAGGCCCACTTCTTCAACTCCAAGGATGAACTCCAAGCTGGCCTGGAAGCGATGGCGGTGTTCTCGACGTCGTTCCTGATGCGTCCCATCGGCGCTTGGTTCTTCGGCCGGTACGCCGACCGCAACGGCCGGAAAGCGGCCCTGACCCTCAGCGTGACGCTGATGTCCGCCGGATCCTTTGCCATCGCCGTGCTGCCCACCCAGGACGTCATCGGCATCTGGGCCATGGTCCTGCTGGTTCTGATCCGGATTCTCCAGGGATTCTCGGTGGGCGGCGAGTACGGTACCAGTGCCACGTACATGTCGGAGGCGGCCACCTCCAAGCGCCGTGGCTTCTTCTCCAGCTTCCAGTACGTGACCCTGGTGGGCGGCCAGATGCTGGCACTGCTCATCCTCGTGATCCTGCAGAACGTCCTGGGCAAGGAGATGCTCAACGAGTGGGGGTGGCGCATCCCGTTCGCGGTGGGCGGCGTTGCTGCACTGGTTGTTCTCTGGCTCCGCCGGTCCATGGAAGAGACCGTCTCCGCAGACCAGATTCGGGCCGCCCGGGTTCCGGCCACGGGCGAAGCACAGCCGGGCACCATGAAGCTGCTTTTCACCCGGCACTGGAAGCCTCTGCTGGTCTGCATCGGCATCACTCTGGGCGGCACGGTTGCGTTCTACACCTACACCAACTTCATCCTGAAGTTCATGAATGACACCTCAGGCATCGCCAAGACGGACACGTCTGTGATCAACTTCTGGGCGCTGTTCATCTTCATGCTGCTCCAGCCCGTCTACGGCATCATTTCCGACAAGGTTGGCCGCAAGCCGCTGCTCCTCTGGTTCGGCATCACCGGTGTGCTCTTCACGTGGCCGCTGCTCTCCTCCCTGGCCGGTACCAAGGATCCCTTCACCGCCTTCCTGCTGATGATGGGCGGCCTGCTGATCGTGGGCGGCTACACGTCCATCAACGCGCTCGTGAAGGCCGAGCTGTTCCCGGCTTCCATCCGCGCGCTCGGAGTAGGCCTGGGCTACGCCATTGCCAACTCCCTGTTCGGCGGCACCGTCCCGCTGATCGGCGCCGCATTGCAGAAGTCCGACCAGGTGGACCTCTTCTTCACCTACGTCACCGTGGCCATCGCCGTATCGCTGGTGGTCTACATTTTCTGCCTGCGGAACAAGAAGTCCACCCACCTGGACCACGAGCAGGGCCACGCCTGGTCGCCGGACCGCAAAGACGGCGAGCGGGACAAGGACCTACTGGACGCCTAGCGGTTAGTTCGCTGAGCGTCCCCCAAAGGAGGACGGCGGCTGGCCGGCCCGGGCGGTGACCCTAGGGGCTGCAGCCTGCCGCCGCCGTCGTCCGTGGGTGCTGCCCTGCCACGCTGCCAAGCAGAGCCGGGGCTTCCGGACGAGCTGGGAGCTCCCAGGCAGGGCCCGGGGGTGCGGGCTATATTGGGCCATGTCAGCGCAAGGATCCGACCCGGGAGTGTACGCATGGCCAAGGAACTCGCAATCCAGCTCATAGAACAACTCCAGGCTGCCGGCGTGCAGCGGATATACGGCATTGTGGGGGACAGCCTGAACCCCATCGTCGACGCAGTACGGCAGACCGGCGGAGCGGCCAAAGGCGGCATTGACTGGATCCATGTCCGGCACGAGGAAGCCGCAGCCTTCGCCGCCGCAGCCGAGGCCCAGCTGACAGGAAAGCTTGCCGTCTGCGCCGGCTCCTGCGGCCCCGGCAACCTGCACCTCATCAACGGCCTGTACGATGCGAACCGCTCGGGCGCGCCTGTTCTGGCCATCGCCTCGCACATCCCGAGCAAGCAGATCGGCAGCAGCTTCTTCCAGGAAACCCATCCCGACCGGATCTTCAACGAATGCTCCGTCTACTCGGAGCTCATCAGCACGGCGGAACAGGCGCCGCGGGTGATGCACAGCGCCATCCAGCACGCCGTCGCTTTGGGCGGTGTCGCCGTCGTCACCCTTCCCGGCGATATAGCCGGGCTGGAGGCAACGGGGGAGACGCCGCTGCCTGCGGCCTTCCGACCCGCAACGCTCGTCCCGGCCGCCGAAAGCATCAGTGAGCTCGCTGATGCCATCAATGCGGCGGACAAGGTTGCCATCTTCGCCGGGGCGGGCACGCAGGGCGCCCATGACGAGGTGATCGCGCTCGCGGAACTGATCGGTGCGCCGGTCGGCCACACCCTGCGCGGCAAGGACTTCCTGCAGTACGACAATCCCTACGACATCGGCATGACCGGGCTGCTGGGGTATGGCGCCGCGGCGGAGGGCATCGAGGACGCGGACCTGCTGTTGCTTCTTGGAACCGATTTTCCCTACGACCAGTTCCTGCCCGGAACGCGCACGGCGCAGGTTGACCGTGCCGCCCACCGGCTGGGCCGGCGGACCGACGTCGACATCGCCGTCCACGGCGACGTGCTGCCCACGCTCGCCGCGCTGATGCCCCTGCTGGCTCCGAAGAAGAGCCGCCGCTTCCTCAACCAGATGCTCAAGAAGCATGACCGGCTGATGAATAAGGCCGTGGGCGCCTACACCCGCAAGGTGGAGAAGAAGCAGCCGATCCACCCGGAATACGCGGCGTCCCTGCTGGACCAGGCGGCGGCGGAGGACGCCGTCTTCACCGCGGACACCGGCATGTGCAACGTCTGGACCGCCCGCTACATCAACCCGCTGGGCACCCGCCGGCTGATTGGCTCGTACCTTCACGGCTCCATGGCCAACGCGCTGCCGCACGCGATCGGCGCGCAGCTGGCCTACCCCGGACGGCAGGTTATTTCGGTCTCGGGCGACGGCGGCCTGTCCATGCTGCTCGGCGAGCTCATCACGGTGGCCGCGCACCGGTTGCCGGTCAACGTGGTGGTCTTCAACAACTCCACCCTGGGCATGGTCAAGCTGGAGATGTTGGTGGACGGCCTGCCGGACTTCGGTGTGGACGTGCCCGACGCCGACTACGCCGCCCTTGCCCGCGCGCTCGGCTTCCACGCTGTCCGGGTCACCGATCCTGCCCGGATCGAAGGTGCCTACCGGGAGGCCTTCGCCCATCCGGGGCCGTCGCTCGTGGAACTCATCACGGATCCGAAGGCGCTCTCCATTCCGCCGAAGATCAAGAGCTCCCAGGTCCTGGGGTTCGCAACTGCGATGTCCAAGGTGGTCCTGAACCGTGGCGCCGGGGAGGCCGTGAGTATGGCGCGCAGCAACCTTCGGAACATTCCGCGGCGGTAGTGTGTGGGGGCGATAGTTGCCGGCAGGTTCCCGAGGGCGACGGCGGGCCTGCCCGCCGTCGTCCGCTTCCGCCGTCGTCCGCGTTCGACGGCGGGCGGCGCAGACGGCAGTCACTGCCCCCGGCGCTCAGCGGCGAGAAGCGCCGCCGTCCGTTCGATGAGCCCGTAGGGGAGCGGCCTGCCTAGCGGGAATTTGAGCGTGCCCTTGGCGGCCCGGAAGGGCGCGATCTCAGCCTGGAAAGCGTCGTCGCCGGATGGCACCGGGTAGACCGAAATATGGTGCGCCCAGCCCGCGAAATACACCACATACTTGCCGCCGAGCGTGACCGTGGGGATGCCGTAGCTGATCATTTCGCCGGAACCCGGCACAGCCGCACGGCACCTGCGCCGAACCTCCTGAAGGACATCCTGCACATCGGCGGGAAACTGCGCGATGTACTCGTCAACGCTGTCGAAATGCTGGGCCATGCCGCGCTCCTCCACGATCAGCCGGGATGCCCTGAGGATACGCCCGGGCACGAATGTGAGCGTCAGAGATGAGACCAAACCGACGACAAGCCGTGACCGGCCAGGCATCGATACTGTCAGCGCCCGCTGGTTGACTGTGGACATACGGTGTTCTCCGGATGAGCCGAGGACTGCAATGAACAGGATTCGAATGGCCAAGATGGTGGCGGCCTCGGCCGCGGTCGTACTCGCAACGGCGTGTTCGGCGCCGGTGCCTGGAATGCTGAAGGCCGACGACGTGGAGCGGGTATCGGTGGATGGCACGGCCTATGCCGCTGAGTTCCGCGCGTTCCGGGACTCCGCCCTGGGGCTTGGCCAGGCACTGCTGGCCGGCGGCGGCAATGGTTCAGGAGGGAACGTGGTGTCCTCGCCCGGAAGCTTGCTGGTTGCGCTGGCGATGCTTCGGGCCGGCGCGTCCGGGGAAACAGCTGCCGAGTTGGACAGTGTTGTGGGTTTCCCGGAGGAAAGACGGGATGAGGCCATGAACGCGGTGCTCGCCTCCCTGGCGAAGTTCGACGGCGACCCCGGCGCCGTGGACGAGGACAACCCGCCGCGGAGGCCTGTCATGCATGCCGCCAACGGATTGTTCGTGGACAAGGCGGTGCCAACAGGCGAGCCATTCCTCACCACGCTGGCAAGGCACTATGGAACTGGCGTATATCCGGTGGACTTCAGCGACGAGGGCGCCACCAAGCCCGCGATCGATGCCTGGGTGGACAGGAACACGGGCGGCCGAATCAAGGAAGCGCCCGCAAAGTACGACCCCCGGAACACGTTCAGCCTGCTCAACGCCCTGTACTTTGCGGCGGCCTGGCAGTTCCCGTTTGACCCGGGCTCAACGTCGGATTTGCCCTTCACCCTCGCCGGCGGCGAGCAAATCGACGTCCCGGCCATGCATAACCTGCTGAAGATGAAGTACGCCGAAGGGGCCGGCTGGCGGGGTGCGGACCTTCCGTATGCTGAGGGGTTCGTGATGCGTCTGGTCCTGCCGGACGCCGGGGCGGATGCCTTATTCAGTGGGCCACAGCTCACGGAAATCGCGAGTGCCTTGGACACCGCGCCTCTGGAGACCGTGCAGATTCAGCTGCCTCGCTGGGACCACAAATGCAGCTTCGACCTACGCGCGGTTCTGGAAGCCGCCGGCCTGCAAAAGACCCTCACCACCACTGAGGACTTCAACGCGATCCAGCCGAAAATGACCATTACGCAGGCGGCGCAGACCGCCAACATCACGGTCGCCGAGAAGGGAACCGTGGCCGCTGCAGTAACCCAGATCAACGGCAGGGTGACGAGCGCGCCACCCCAGCCCGAGCACACCATCGACTTCGACCGGCCGTTCCACTACCAGATCGTGCACGTTGAAAGCGGGTTGCCTCTTTTCATGGGAACAGTGGCCGACCCCCGCTCCTAACCAAAACCCTTCCTCAGGTCCTGCAGCGAAAACCGGGACCCTTCCCCAACGCATTAGGAAGGGTTGGGGTTTTTCGTGCGAAAGGTGAGGAAGGGTTGGGGTTTTTCGTGCGAAGGTGAGGAAGCATTCCGGCCAAGGCCTAGCGCGGGCCGCCCTGCCAGAGGGCGTCGAACGGGGCGCCGGAGGCCACGCGGTTGCGGATGCCTGCGGTCACGAAGTCCTTCGCCGTCCGGGCTGCCTCCAGCGGCGATGCACCCTTGGCCAGCTCAGCCGTCACCGCCGCAGCGAGCGAGCAGCCGGCGCCGGAGACCGCCACCTCGCCCACCTTCGGGGCACTCAGGACCTCGAGGGTTTCGCCGTCGTAGAAGACATCGACGGCGTCGGGACCGGACAGGCGCACGCCGCCCTTGGCCAGCACCGCGGCTCCTCTCAGCTCGTGGATCCGGACTGCCGCAGCCTTGAGGGATTCGACGTCGGTGATCTCCAGGCCGGACAGCGACTCGGCCTCGAAGTGGTTGGGCGTGACGAACGAGGCCAGCGGCAGGATCTGAGCCTTCAGTGCCTGGTCCGTGTCCAGGGCATGACCCGGCTCCTGGCCCTTGCAGATCAGCACCGGGTCCAGGACAACGTTGCTGAACGCGCCGGACGCCAGCGCGGAGGCGACGGTCGAAATGGTGGCAGGGCTGCCCAGCATGCCGATCTTCACAGTGTCCAGCACGGAAGGTGCGCCCGAAGCGGCACCGTAGGCCGCCGTCGTCGCCTCCAGCTGGTGCGCGACGACTTCCTGATCCACGGGCACGAAGCGGTGGTTCCAGCCATTCTTCGGATCGAAAGAGACGATGCAGGTGAGGTTGGCGATGCCGAAAACGCCGAGTTCCTGGAACGTCTTCAGGTCGGCCTGGGCTCCGGCGCCGCCGGTCGCCTCCGAACCGGCGATGGTCAGGACGACCGCGGGCGCGGCGGTGGTGGCGGAAACGGCGTCGGACGCCAGAGCAGAAGAGTCGAACGCGGTGGAAGTCATGCCCCCAACCTGCCACCGGCCGTGCAGCGCAGGCATTGTGCTCATGAACAGTTTGATGATGCGAGAATGGAGGGCGGTTTCGGCGGCCAGCCGCGGGACCCGTCCAGTGCTAATACAGCCGGCTGCCATCTCCCTTCGTGGGGACAGGCAGCCGAGCGAACCACTACGAATGGAAAACCCATGACCACCGCCCAGTCCTCCGTGCCGAAAGCAGCGCCGAAATTCGCCTCGGTCGGTTCCCCCTACTTCGGCACCATGCTTGCGGTCATGGCCGTGGTGCTGATCCTGTCCAACATTGGTGCTTCCAAGGGTGTGGCGCTGGGTCCAATCGTTACGGACGGCGGCTTCTTCCTGTTCCCGCTGGCGTACATCCTGGGCGACGTTATCAGTGAGGTCTACGGCTTGAAGGTTGCCCGGAAAGCCATCGTCACCACGTTTGCCCTGTCCGTCTTCGCCTCGCTTTGCTACTGGGTGATCATTGCGCTGCCTGGCTTCGACGACGACTTCGGCACCGCCAAGCAGGCCGCCCTCGAAGGCGCCATCGGCCCGGTTCCACAGATCGTGCTGGCCTCGCTCCTTGCGTTCTTCGCCGGACAGACCATCAACTCCTGGATCCTGGTCAGGATGAAGGCCCGCACAGGGGAGAAGTCGCTGTGGGCCCGCATCATGAGCTCGTCGGTGGCCGGGGAATTCGTGGACACGCTGATTTTCTGCAGCATCGCGGCCTCGGTGATCGGCATCAGCGATTTTGGCATGTTTGTGAACTACGTGCTGGTGGGCTTCCTCTACAAGACCCTCGTGGAGTTCCTCTTCGTTCCCGTCACCACCCTGGTCATCGGCTGGGTCAAGAAGCGCGA from Arthrobacter globiformis harbors:
- a CDS encoding iron chaperone → MPGRILRASRLIVEERGMAQHFDSVDEYIAQFPADVQDVLQEVRRRCRAAVPGSGEMISYGIPTVTLGGKYVVYFAGWAHHISVYPVPSGDDAFQAEIAPFRAAKGTLKFPLGRPLPYGLIERTAALLAAERRGQ
- a CDS encoding helix-turn-helix transcriptional regulator, with the protein product MHFFTYSSEMSPSSWNREVSQPPSSPPTAELDVIALGRRVRHLRKQAGLTLDDLSAAVGTAPSQLSLIENGKREPKLGLLQHLAGALGVGIDQLLGAEPPSRRAGLEIELERYQRGPLYESLNLPKIRISSRLPMDVLEAQVGLLQELERKMNEQVATPEEARRANGELRAMMRERGNYFPEYEAEAQKVLKEVGYTTGPLSQHVIADIAEHLGFTLHHVGDLPHSTRSVTDLKNRKIYLTQSERQDHDPRSVLLQALGHYVLGHETPRNYGDFLAQRVATNYFAAALLLPEQATVEFLQKAKAAKEIAVEDIRDAFAVSYETAAHRFTNLATKHLGITTHFQKTHQSGIIYKAYENDGVNFPQDHTGAIEGQPSCKAWTSRAVFDVPDKFSAYSQYTDTPSGTYWCTARTDRSASGQFSLSIGVPYQHVKWFRGRETTARATSNCPDPNCCKRPPAALTSEWAGNAWPSARAHSHLLAAMPPGAFPGVDETEVYTFLQAHSGS
- a CDS encoding response regulator transcription factor, which translates into the protein MEVLIVEDDDAMAGALTAAVATAGHKTTRVSRGADALLTHRRFEVILLDLGLPDMDGLEVLRKLRQVTDCPILILTARDDERSVVLGLRSGADDYLVKPVKLVELLARIEAVTRRAGRSSGNTPHTVVVDDLEIDLDRRTATKAGEMVPLTATEFELLALLARHAGSVVTREQILDALWGDAFLASSRSLDVHLTGLRAKLQKPGLIINVRGVGYRIEADPV
- a CDS encoding TAXI family TRAP transporter solute-binding subunit, coding for MPEAVGLPAALPRRAVLKAGLTSGFLALLPPALNSCTGKNRPGLLTVAGGESGGFYLEFSTLLAASLERHGVADHAKALTTGGSLDNLAEVLAGRATFAVALADSAAQQNSLPDRPAKVAALGKVYENYVHCVVRKDSGIRNFSQLAGRRVAVGQPGSGTSLTTPRLIEAAGLNTSPEGAAPTAGAVVVVSLGLNDGLAALKAGSVDALFWSGGVPTAAIAAAQQDVPLALLDLSALLPRLRQRYGAYYDRVLIPAGSYSGVPAVWTVGAANLLLCREDLDHDTVKRTVDLLVHYAGELIPESSLGVQFLSPETLINTAGIPLHPAAAAAYRELHG
- a CDS encoding sensor histidine kinase — encoded protein: MRLRVLGILSVLCLLLVFLVSGTILTSAARELTQELQINRVASLNRLAQVAYDAAGDGDTSRLQREMDTYSGLYGEGIVVRLQQGTVRSGGLREDRADVQEALTRAQLNLNDTSLATLQPFSAGSEVISRSFGSASQVLGAVVMDVDLHTARQKLLERWVVVAAAAAVLAAVLLLGAARVTGWVLRPVHRLNAAVTELEETGRAGRLPEEGPPELRELSRSFTAMAQTMSASIESQRQLIADTSHQLRNPIAALRLRLDVLQLELKTAREHDAAASALAELERVEEILDGVLKLAAAEHRVSEDSARPFSSSPSGKAPEPVDPYPVLQGEAERAGAAAQRAGSRLVLAEPPQPPVLVACHPAELAQMVAELLNNAIKYAPAATVTAAVRVHPDTVTVEISDDGPGLSAEERTAATTRFWRAQRHSTVRGTGLGMTIVGKLAAANGGRLVLAEAEPRGLAARIEFPAPAHAAEPWKDRPDA
- a CDS encoding MFS transporter, producing the protein MSTQHAAPLNEAAQTRRAVGNVLKGSAGNLVEWYDLYVYTVFAAYFQAHFFNSKDELQAGLEAMAVFSTSFLMRPIGAWFFGRYADRNGRKAALTLSVTLMSAGSFAIAVLPTQDVIGIWAMVLLVLIRILQGFSVGGEYGTSATYMSEAATSKRRGFFSSFQYVTLVGGQMLALLILVILQNVLGKEMLNEWGWRIPFAVGGVAALVVLWLRRSMEETVSADQIRAARVPATGEAQPGTMKLLFTRHWKPLLVCIGITLGGTVAFYTYTNFILKFMNDTSGIAKTDTSVINFWALFIFMLLQPVYGIISDKVGRKPLLLWFGITGVLFTWPLLSSLAGTKDPFTAFLLMMGGLLIVGGYTSINALVKAELFPASIRALGVGLGYAIANSLFGGTVPLIGAALQKSDQVDLFFTYVTVAIAVSLVVYIFCLRNKKSTHLDHEQGHAWSPDRKDGERDKDLLDA
- a CDS encoding pyruvate dehydrogenase, which translates into the protein MAKELAIQLIEQLQAAGVQRIYGIVGDSLNPIVDAVRQTGGAAKGGIDWIHVRHEEAAAFAAAAEAQLTGKLAVCAGSCGPGNLHLINGLYDANRSGAPVLAIASHIPSKQIGSSFFQETHPDRIFNECSVYSELISTAEQAPRVMHSAIQHAVALGGVAVVTLPGDIAGLEATGETPLPAAFRPATLVPAAESISELADAINAADKVAIFAGAGTQGAHDEVIALAELIGAPVGHTLRGKDFLQYDNPYDIGMTGLLGYGAAAEGIEDADLLLLLGTDFPYDQFLPGTRTAQVDRAAHRLGRRTDVDIAVHGDVLPTLAALMPLLAPKKSRRFLNQMLKKHDRLMNKAVGAYTRKVEKKQPIHPEYAASLLDQAAAEDAVFTADTGMCNVWTARYINPLGTRRLIGSYLHGSMANALPHAIGAQLAYPGRQVISVSGDGGLSMLLGELITVAAHRLPVNVVVFNNSTLGMVKLEMLVDGLPDFGVDVPDADYAALARALGFHAVRVTDPARIEGAYREAFAHPGPSLVELITDPKALSIPPKIKSSQVLGFATAMSKVVLNRGAGEAVSMARSNLRNIPRR